A segment of the Nilaparvata lugens isolate BPH chromosome X, ASM1435652v1, whole genome shotgun sequence genome:
GAAGGCGGGGGGGATTCTTGTTGTGACGGTGGGGGCGATTCTTGTGCTTATGGCGGGGGGGAACCGGTTGAATGCAGCAGCAGCTCGGGTGGCGGGAGGTGGTGGCGTGTATACCACAAGCTGCTGGCAATGTGGCGATGAAGGGGGAGGGTGATCGAGGGCTATGCTGGAAACCTGTTGCTGGCGCTGATCTGTTTGATGAAGAGGACGGCTGTACTGCTGGAGCTTTTGTTCCTTTAGTTGGTTCTCAGCTCTGGTCAATAAATCCATTAATGAATCGTCTTCATCAAATAAATCGACGCCAGCGTCGGTGGTGTCGGGTGCAGCATCGCTTCGCAAGAGTTCGGCCTCCAGCATAGCCATTGCCCCATCCTCGGTCCACAACTCGTTAGTGTAAATTTCctgtagaaaaaatttaaatagtttAGCAGcagcaaaaatatattatttttcatttttcagttgcTGTTTGAAAATGTTGCCGCGAGCAAGAAAGCGTTGCATTCATTGTTCCAACAACAGTGACATCATCAACAGTGACAACAACAACAACGATAGTGATGAGAAGAAAGCGGTAAATTACTTTAAAGAAATCGATAGGCTTGACTCATTTTTTGAAGGTAATAAAAGTATTTGGCCGCATCAATATCCAAAACCGAATCATTTAGCAGAGGCCGGGTTctactttttaaaagttttcgatagaacaaaatgtgttttttgcaatgtagttttggaaaattgggaagtgagtgattatgctatttttgaacataaaaaatggtCACCGAAGTGCGGCTTCATAAACAATTATCTTGTTGGTAATATTCGTACAACGTCAACTTTTCAGAAAAAACCAGACTACAATGAACAATACGAacgtgaaaattcatttatgaaaatggaatgtttgccgaaaaatttcaaacagctAGCAAGTGACGGTTTTTATTAtggtattgatttttcaaattcgaatgGATTTGGTCTTATTTGCAGTGGTTGTCATATGTGGGCAGACATATCGATCAATAAATACCAATTGAGGGATTTACACATTCAATCATCGCCAAATTGCgattttgttaaaaaaagtCAAGTGTGTGaagcagaagcagaagaagaagaagaagaagaagaagatgatgataaagacATAACCTATTAGCAGTTGTACAGTGTGTGATAAGTATTCCAGTTTAGTTTGCGCAAAGGGGATGACAGTGTTTTAATTAGCAGTAGATTAGTTTGTACATTCAATGTGTGAAGAAGGATTCAACAACAAAGACATAACCTCCTCCTATAAGTAGAGTGTTATTTGGATTAAAGTAATCAGTTTGCGGCGAAGGGGACATTagataaaaattgttttattagaAGAACTTTATTTGTATGATAGCAGCAGAAGTATTCAGTTTAGTTGAAAAAGACTGATTGCGCAAAGGGGATGACAGTGTTTTAATTAGCAGTAGATTAGTTTGTACATTCAATGTGTGAAGAAGGATTCAACAACAAAGACATAACCTCCTCCTATAAGTAGAATGTTATTTGGGTAATCAGTTTTAGGGGACATTagataaaaattgttttattagaAGAACTTTATTTGTATGATAGCAGCAGAAGTATTCAGATTAGTTGAAAAAGACTGATTGCGCAAAGGGGATGACAGTGTTTCAATTAGCAGTATTCAGATTAGTTGAAAAAGACTGATTGCGCAAAGGGGATGACAGTGTTTCAATTAGCAGTATTCAGATTAGTTTGTACATTCAATGTGTGAAGAAGGATTCAACAACAAAGACATAACCTCCTCCTATAAGTAGAGTGTTATTTGGGTAATCAGTTTTAGGGGACATTagataaaaattgttttattagaAGAACTTTATTTGTATGATAGCAGCAGAAGTATTCAGTTTAGTTGAAAAAGACTGATAACATTATTTTTAGTTTGCTAAATTTGTATGAGAAGAAAACTAACAATGTCAACAAACAGAAAACTACTGTTGGGTTTTGATTAGAAGAATGTATTTCAAGTCAGTTTGCTAGATGagtaaatggaaaaataataataaacttacaTTGGTTTCGCTGTTGATTGGCGCTGCCATAGGTGAGGTTTGATCTGCTGACTGATACATCGACGTAGTGTTGTAGGAGTTTCAAACTGATACTAACAGAAGGACGCAGTTTTTcgtcattatatattatcaacttgatgaaTATAGATGGTAAGAAGTTCAAAGAAAGTATATCTGTTTTGTGCATATGTTGTATGCGAAATTTAGTACAGATGTTTCATTCGTCTTAACCGGAACACTGATAAGGAAAAATATCGTTTGCAAATTTCTTAAGGAAAATTAACGGACAAAATGTGTGCACCTTGCGACTCTGTAACGGACTTAACATCTGCCAATGTTAGCTGAGtgaaagatattaatttattcattgtgcAGTGCACATGcatacttatataattattgcgACAAATATCCCCACATGTTCTGCGTGATAACAAACTGACAGTTGATGGCACCGAGCGGCTCAAAATTATAAAAGCATCGAGCGACATGATATTGCTTGCATTCGATTATAGTGTGACGATACGTTTCATGCACAGTGCAAATGGACAACCAACAAACAGTAACCGATAAAGCAGCGGCAGCAGCTGCAGCAACAAGCGAAGAAGCAGCAACGCCAACCATCAACACGTAagtataatgaaatattttattaatgttttttgaaattaatttacaaacTGTAAAAAAGTAGCAACATTGTCAAGTTTTGTGAGTGTTTTCATTGTCAATAATGATTGGTGGTAAAAACATTGTCACGTTTTCATTGACAATAATGATTGGCAGCAATAATGATTGGAAAACAAATATGATTAAAATGTTATACTCTaacaatcaaactgaaaaagcGGCGGCGGCGGCAGTAAACAATTTGACtactttaatttctattttgaaaacaattgtcTTGCTCTAACAACTGCAGCTGCAAACAAATATGTATAATGGCGGCTGAGGAGGTAATAATTGTGCTTGaagtaaactggaaaatatACTATCTGTAAACAGATTTATGATCATTCAATAATGTGCGTTTGCAAATAAatgtatacacacacacacacacacacacacacacacacacacacacacacacacacacacacacacacacacacacacacacacacacacacacacacacagtcattttattctatacaattatttcattctatatgtttgttttttcagtctGGTTGAGACGATAGCGGTCGAcgaggaggtggaggtggaaaTGGCGGATGAGGAATGGTGTGTGGTTGACAGCAGCGATTCGCCGCCGGCAAAACGCGTCCACTTTTCTTCAGCGTGTGAAACGCCAAAACGTGGTGGAAAAGGTCGGGGCCACGGCATTTATTTTGCCGATCAACGCGTCATCGCTCAGGGCAGAGGAAGAGGCCGGCAAATTGATGCGGGTGGAGTGAGCGCGGAGTCATCATTGCAACAGTCCAGTCGTAATAGTGGACACCAAGCTGAAGCATCATTGATTCTGCTAGACGTGACAAACTCAACTCAACCGAGAGTCGTGAACGCTACTGCTAACAACGACAACGAAGCTGAAAACATTGATCCGCAAACCTCTTCAAAGCGGTAAGACGGCAAAACCTATTACCTATTATTACTACTACATCTACTAgcaaaatcgaaaaactatggattatactattgaacgaagtACTAGCATAAATTCGAGTGCAGTTCGCTACAgatttgtttttagaaaaatattcattgatgttgttcaaacattattgcaaattttaaagccgaaagtaattgaattaattgttgaagaaagtgataattttgacaaaaatattaaatggtaTTTTGTTACAACtgttaaattgaaaaaagtaaatgttGATAGCAGCAGCAGCGATCAATCACAACAAGAAGAAATCATTGAAACTATGACAAACGCATCGTTTTACAGTTATACGTCATTGTTAATTAATCTTGATGAACAATTAGATATTTtgcaagatcaatttattaGTGgtgtagagaaaattgaatcaacgcTTGATAAGTTTATTAGATACGGTAGTGGTTGGACTGTAGTTAGaatcatttcatttgatttgaatattactcGTTACAATCCTTTAGCTGGCGGAAATAGTACATACATTGAAACACCTGattttataaaagcaaaaagagccgttataaatgtaaaaaacaCAAATGATAGTAAATGTTTTGTATGGAGTGTACTTAGCTATTTTCATTACAGACGTAGAAATATGAATGTTGACTATCTGaagcaatttgaaaataatctaaatttgacCGGTATTAAGTTTCCTACTACAGTGCATgatattaaaaaatttgaagtgcaaaatttaaacatttctatAACAGTGATTGCTTATGATGCTgctaaaaaaaagtttttcccgTACCGTTGTTCAATTTACAGACAACGCGAACATAAAATCAATCTTCTACTATTGTCAAATGATACAACACCGAAAAAATGGCATTATGTTCTGATAAACACGCGTCAAGGGTATAACGGATTGTCACGGCTACTGAGTCATCACTTGTCTTTGCATAATGGTCAAGTGTTCATTTGTCCATATTGTTTTAACAAATTTACAACTAACCGGCAAGCAAATTGTGATGGAAAAACAAATCTAGAAAAACATATGGATTTGTGTTCGACATTTGCAATACAAAGAACAGTACTACCTAAACAGGGTgaaatgttaaagtttaaaaatttttcGTACACACTAAAAAATAAGTACATTGCATTTgccgattttgaaagttttattgtacCAACAAATAACGGTGAGGACGATGACGACgatgaaaatgttgatgatttGCT
Coding sequences within it:
- the LOC120354667 gene encoding uncharacterized protein LOC120354667; its protein translation is MDNQQTVTDKAAAAAAATSEEAATPTINTLVETIAVDEEVEVEMADEEWCVVDSSDSPPAKRVHFSSACETPKRGGKGRGHGIYFADQRVIAQGRGRGRQIDAGGVSAESSLQQSSRNSGHQAEASLILLDVTNSTQPRVVNATANNDNEAENIDPQTSSKR